In Macadamia integrifolia cultivar HAES 741 unplaced genomic scaffold, SCU_Mint_v3 scaffold188, whole genome shotgun sequence, the genomic stretch AACAATGAGTACCTCCGAACAGCGCAAGCTCTTTGCTTTGTTTGGAGAAAGAGAGGTCACAGACGATGCGGAGATCCAACAATGGTGAGAGAGAAACCCAAGAATCACAGAGATCTAGGTAAGTAAGACCAATCAAGCCTCAACTGTCGGAGTCGGAGATTTGGACCGGTGGGCTTCTTACTTatcgtttcttttctttttttcttttttttcttttttttttttttatgatactaCACGACGAAACGAACACGGCATTGGGAACTACGGCGCGTGACCGTGTGAGTGGGGCCCATATTTCAATGGATCCCACTTAAGAAACTCTCGTGGGACCCACTCGTAGTTGGTGGGTCTGGGGCTATGTCACTGCTATCTGACCATTTTATTTCTACGAAGGTGAATTGAGTTgattaccccaaaaaaaaacctttattaGAGTTGAGCAAGATTATTGCCTTTGGGAATTGGGAACAGCTCAGCGAGCTTTTTACTGATTGGATTATTTAGATATTTTGGTTTACAAaattaacacacacacacatatatatatatatatatatatatctcctaTATTGTGTACCATGCCAACATATTCTTACCCaatcaattcaaattttttttgggtttaggtattCAATTATTGATATTCCTAAACCATGGAGGATGTTCATCCATCATCTTACAGTTCACAAATATCTTATAAGGTTTTAGTATCTATTCAAAATAACCTTCTGATACTTCTAGTGTGCATCTTAGGTCATGCGGTAAATGAATTTCCATTCACCATGGGTATGAGAAAGTTTAGACCTTCTAAGAAAAAGATTGCTATAATATTTGCTTTTGTTGGAGGGGGATTTTTGTTAGCTTCTCATCCATTAGATCTATTTTTAAAAGGAGTTTATTTGGCCCAACTATAACTACTAGAGGAAATTTGAAATTAGTCTCCCTACCAATCGAGGATGAGATTAAAAATGTTGCCTTTAGAATTGTTACTTATACAGACCCAAAGTCACGATGGTGTTTCTGGCATCTTCTACCAATATTGCTAGTACTCAGTCAAGGAGGACATTTGCTTATTTGTTTGCCAATTTTTTCAAACACAATGTCTTCCTTTGGGAACTAATCACGTCGTTGTCTCTTTTTCCTAATAATGATAAGGTTGTTCATGTTGATGACCTCTAATTGATTAGTTTGTGTACAATTATATATAATATCATATACTAAATTGTTAGCTAACCATCTAAAAGATTTTTTGGACAGATTCATTTCTCCTTGTCAACCATGGTTTGAGAAATTTCTGGCAATAGTATAATAGCTCACATCATCTTCCATTATCTTAAAGCTCATAAGGGAAAATGGCTCTTATGCTTGATGTGCCCAAAGCCCATGATTGGGCAGAATAGGGTTTCATGCACACCATTTTTTGAATCTATTGGATTCTGCCTCCTTTGGTGTGATATGATTTAATATTTAGTTTCATCTTGTTCATACATACTCAATTAAGTTAGTGGTGTTGAATTTATTGAACCTTCATGTGGCATTAAAGAGGGATGTTCTCTAAATCCCTGTTTGTTTATAATTATCATGGAAActctatctttttatttttctttttttcgtaAGGTCATGTAAGCTCTATCTAGTTATTATTTATGCGTAAAGACATATATTTattagggaatttttttttttttgaaaaataaaatttattgaaaactAAGAGTAATCAAGGTTAACAAAGTTGGCAATAATTCTACCAAAAACAAAGTTATCGATAACATCCCTTCGCATATATGACTACAATTAGCTAAGATTGTTGAGTTAAGAGTTACCGAATATATTTTGTCCATCTTCTTAGTACAAAATGAAGTTTTCTTTAGCAAGATTGGAGATCAAAGAGCAATGAAAAGAGCTCCCAAGGCCATGCATCTAATTCCGGTTGAAGCAACCAATTGACCATATTCATAGAGTCAGTCTGGATTTCGACTCTTTGTCCTTCCATTAACAATGCACCATAGACTCCTTCCTTGATCCCTCGAGCCTCGGCTTCTTGGGCTGAACCGGTTAAACCAAAAATCGCATGAGCAAGGGCAATTTGTTGGttagatataaatatatattaacaATTGCACATCCACCCTCTTTAGTAATGTGATCGAAATTTCCACCAGAAGGGATTATAGTTTGATATGTAAAAAAGAGAAGTTGTAGTAGAAGTCCAAAGAGAGGGAGGTTGGGGATCAGAATAAGGTAGATCCTGAAGTGCCATAGGAAGTCTGTGTGAGACTTGGACTAGTGATCGCATTTGCAATTAGAGAGAAGAGATATGGTGCCTGAAAATTATTAGTACAAACAAAAATTTTTGCCTCATCTAATTGAATGAAGTGATTattgcaccaaaaaaaataatatctttTATAGGAAATCCAGGCGTACTAGCAGCCCAAATTCTTTTGTAGAAGCTAAAAGATATGAAGAGTTGCCAGTTTGATTTTGGGGTAGAGGTACAAAATTGAAGCAGTCATCAGTGTGGAGGAAGGTCCTTAGCTTGGAAAGAGTAGGGATCATGGTTTGAGAACTCAGTATCgagaatgggattggtcaaCGCCAATATCAATCCGAATTTCCTTGGATTGTACAGAAATACACCTGATTTTATGTTTTAAGTtcttttttgaccattttatgCCTGGTTCATATCTATCCACCAATATGGTATCGGTCAAGAATCGCGATCGATCAAAATTAATACCAATTCGATCCCGCTAATATCGATCATTCCaatctgattcctcaaaccatggtaaGGATTCCACCCGTAAAGAATGTTGGATGAATTTTGAGACCCCATAATGTTTTCCAAGTTTTAAAGGGAGAAGAGGTGTTATGAGAGAGGTGTGGGAagtgaggaaggaagaaaaaaatcccatattTGGTATAAGGAATGAAGAGATTTTCATGGGATTGGTGGTAAAAGGTTTGGTCAAGATTGAACCTGCAATGTGATCAAATAATGATTCATCCCTATCGATGAGGAGGTCCTCCACTTTGTAGATGAAAGGGTGGGGATGAATTGAGGATGTGAGTCAGaaattttctaatttgggaatCGAAGTATCATTCCAAATGTCTATGGAATGCTCATCATCAACCTTCCATGCTTCTCAGGTTGGGGAGGGTGGATTAAAGGCCATTCCAAATCCAAGAACCTCTAGGCGAGTTGTGGCTACGGGCAAGGCtataattaaaaaggaaaatatttagattttaGAATCTTGCTCATAAGGAATCAGGCACAGAAATTAAGTATTACCCAAGTTTCATTAAGGACTTGTTTGTTTGATGGATAGAAGTGAAAAAAGTAGAAAAGGTGGAAAACTTGTACTTTTTCTCACAAACTACCAAAATATGAGTGTTTGTCAATGCAGTAATTATTGTTTGCTTATTTGGCAGTTAACTTTTCCCACCCCAAGTCACTTCCAAAGTAAGACTTCATGGAAAAGTTATTTTGTGTCTCTTATAGAATTCCACATCACTTCCATTTCTGTTAGCTTcattaaaaattacatattccatttttttttttttttgtcaattcaATCCACAACATGTAGGATCCACCCTTACAAGTTTTCTACTCCCTTTTATCCATCAAACGAATGGGGCCTAAGAGTGCTTTGTTGTGGATGTGGATTTACGAATGTCCAGCCCTCCCCCATGGCCTCCCTCACGCTTAGGGAACAAACAGAAGACCATAGAACGAGGTGGAGTCCATTACCgtcttccttttttcctttccaaaaTGCTGCGTTGATGGGAAGGGAAACAAGTCATGAGGTTGTTTAAGATAGAGTTGATCACTGATTTTATCAAAATGGTTCGACCTTCTTTGAGTGAGGAAGTTGCTTTTCCAATCAAATACCTGGTTCCGCACACATTTGGTAAAGGTACTAGAGTTTAGATCCTTGGTGGAATATATCTGATCCAAGGTATTTGAAAAATTGGGTTCCATCTCTTTAATTCACAGGACATGTTTGATGGAATTCCTAAGGGAACTTGGTGTGTTACTATTAAATAGTACTACTCTTtgcaaaattcatttttttaaccAGAGAGGTATTCAAACTTCAAACAGAGACAAAATAGATTTTAAAGTAGTAACATCTTCCAATATAGCTTTGCAGAAAAGGAggatatcatcaacaaacaagAAATATGATAGACGAGATAAACATTCCAAGGACACCTTTGATGAATACCACTAGAAGGTTCAATTGAGTTGAAACAATTATCCTGGAGCTTGATGGAAAAATTGCAGACAAATAGCTTGCAAATCCTATCACACCGGTGATcattaaatctaaaaaattcaTAGATTGCACAGTTAAAGCCTCACTCTAATCTATTATAGGCTTTGGGCATGTCTAGCTTGAGCGCTAAGAATTGAACTTtgcctctctttttctttaataatggAAGATTTCATGAGCAACGATTACATTATTTGAGATTTGTCTGCCTTCAACAGTCTGACATAGGGAaatgaaattatttaaaaaatatttcaatctaTCTATTTAGCATTAATTTTATAAGAAACATTACACAGAATGATAGGCCGAAATCTTTCTACTAAAGAGGCACTCTCCTTTGTGGGGGATTAGGGTGAGGAGTGTGTGATTTACTTTAGGAGGCAAAAAATTGGATGAGAAAAATTCCTTAACAAAACTACAGATTTCAGGTTTAATCGTAACCCAACCATTTTAgtaaaaatggtcaaaaaaccATCAACCCCTGGAGCTTTGAACGCACCCAAACTGAACATGAAATGTTTAATTTCTTCTTCAGTAGGTATGCTTGTAAGGGTAGTAATAGCAGTAAATGATATTAGTGGATTGAATAAGCCTTTTGAGAAAATGACATAGCCTCTGCCTGTATTTCCAGACCATATGCTTCTAGTCACAGCTGTGGCTAATAGATCTTTGGGTATTTCTAGTTGGGCTATAGCTTTTTGTCTAGAAAGGCAATACTTATATTCCCTTGCTGACTTTGCTATGACAGGAGAGGCTTTTGATGCGGTAGCCATGGGAATGCTGATGGATTAAAGGCTCTCTCGAAACAGGGATAGAAGGTGGATAGGATTTTAATAGATGTGGCTGATAAAAATGGTTTTTCGGATAGTAGCAATCTTTAGCAATCTTTTGAAGTGGCCATGGGCCACCTTTGCTCACAGATTGGAACTTGAACAACTCTTGAGCaagattttttgtgtacaaagTAACCCTTGGACGTTAAGAGCCGTTAAACTCAAGGTTCAATTGGCTATGACTCAGAAACGTTGTCTTGTAAATTGTCTATAATCTTAATGTCTACTTTCTTTcttagaattaaaaaataaataaaataaaataaaataaaaatatgtggGTCTAGAGGATTAGAGGTGGTGAATAAATCTTAGAATTAAAAGGCAAATTTAGAAGCCATCATAGGGCTTTCCAAGATCTTTCCCCCAGAAGGGGACCAAAGTTGGTAGGCCAACTCCAGAGATTTCTCATTTGtctttttgctgatgacatgTTTATCTTCCATGGTACTAACAAAGATAATGTTGCGACAATCAAAATTACTTTAGAGTTATTTCAGGATTTATCTGGACAAAAGGTTAATTTTGACAAAAGTGGCATTTTATTCAGTAAATCTACACCACCCAATGTTTCCTCAATCAATTCCTTTTTGGGTTTCAGAAATTCTGTCAATGGTTCTCTTTACTTAACATGCTAGTGTTTATCtcaacccacccccccccctttaaaaTCAGAATAATATGCtagttttttaatattttaatatgcACTGTGGATCATAAATCCATGCTCGAGCAGGATCCATAGGTTGCGGCTGTGCCCTCCAAGCATACTTAAAAGGGACCCGCCAAGAATTGGAgctaggaaaagaaaaggaatttttttttctttttcttttttttttaggaaaaaaaaaggacatcCACAGCGCTTTTACTGGTTTCACAGGGCAAAAGTGCAAACTATGAGAAAGGTTTGTCTGAGCAAACGGCATATGAGAACGCATCAATGAGGTACAACAACAGTATCGCACATAGATGAGCAATGAGGTCATTTCATACACGAGATAAAGACAAAATAGAGATGCTAGTAAAACACTTTTGCATGACTAAACCAAGTACCTAAATTTATTAAACATTTCCTTGCTCTTTCTTAAATTCCAATATCCTCCTAGCTGTTTATTTACAATCTGCTTCTCTTAATTGTTAATAAAAATTGGTTGGATTTATAATGCCTATCTAAATATCAAACTATCAACCTGAAGCACAATTGGAAAGGATAActtgataatgaaaaaaaaaattataataagagAGGATATATTAATAAATTAACCAGAAACAAGTGGCTTCTTGACAGAAAAAATGGGACCACTATTCAAAGGGAGTAAActccaataggaatctttattgTCAATGCAAGAGCTATGCCATTTGATTTTGTAGGAACCAACCGGAAAAGCAGAAACATCAAGCAAGCAAGTTGAGAACCCTTGCCCTCTACCATTCAGTTCAAAACAAGTGAAAGCATGTGCAGACCCTCCAGAAATATTACTAAACCTACCATGCTTTTTTCCATTCTTAATACCTTCCTTCACATGCCACAGCAGCTCTTCATTCAAATCCACCATTTCGCTTGTTTCACAACCTCGAAAACCCAACTGAGTTTGCCCTTTATTTTCTTCACCTTCTCTTGTTACACAATCAGATGCCCTACAACTAAGTATACAGTAAAATTTGACGATTCTGTCAGGAAGGAAACCTGCTGCATTTTTCAATTGAAGGCAGAGATTCAATGAAAGATGGAAGCCCTGCATGATGGACAATTCACCCGGGCCCCGAGTGTCTGCATTGAAAGCAAAGAGCTCTGCACCTATACAAGGCctgaaataaatatttttcaaacaTTACAATGTACGTTATGACAATGTAAGTATTTCATTAGCATTAAATAAGAAATTGCGAAGGAAATGCCTTAAACTTTACATCATTTCAAGCTCAGATTTTTTAGGAAAGCACGAAAAAGTCATTATCTTCAAGGGTTCAACCACATTCCAACATCTTTTGATAGTTTACTTAGGATTGCATTTCttcaacaaacaaaacaaattttCCCAGGTTCAGGGATGGATAACCAAGTCAAAGAATAAATCTTGGGCTCTAGGTTCACATTTCCCAACTACTCGGAACTTAAACAATCAGACCAAACAGGGACTTCACAAAATAACTCAGCTACGCCATGCCCCTGACTTTTTTATCTTTGCATGGATTGACTACTGCCAACCATGTCTGAATTCTGGTCATTAATCAGTCCCTCCTGTTTCCATTGTTTCAGTTGGCTAGTGCCAAAGATGTTTGGATTCTGCTCAGTGTAAAGATGAGAATTTATTCAACCTAATGAATTAAGTCAAAACCACCAATCTATTGCCAACCCTATTACacagaaaaataattatttcaaTCAGCAGTTATAAGACATCATACAGGACCAAGGGTGCCAAACAGTCAGTTCAGTCAGTTTTTCTGGAGTTTAGCATATATCAGGTCAGACCAAAAATGGACTGATAATTGGCCGGTCgataaatccaaaccaaaaccgatggCTATTGGTAAGGTCAAGTCTGCCTCAGTCCTTATCGGTTTCTTCTAATGGTTTCTAATCTGTCCGTTTTCCCTAACGAACAGAttccctttttttatatattaaaatgaaaaaaaaaaaatacaaatataattTATTATCGATTTTATTCGAGcttttatcccccccccccttttttcccgGTTTCAGTCCATTCAGTCAGTCTTATCGGTCTAATAGAAAATGGGGGAAGAAAGTAGATGCATGTTAGCTAGGTAATCTGTTGGGGCCTCACTGCTTTTACATAGGATCCAGGTGGGTTAAGCATGTCAGCAGTGATTTCCATATAGACAACCATAATGGTATAACCATACAGTGACTGCAGAGTACAATTGCCAGAGCGCCCAGGTAATACAAGGCAATGCTAAAGTGCCATGATGCCAAGGTGATGCTCAGGAGAGGCCAAGAAACCAAAGACAAGTGCAATATCCCAAGCATATTTCCATGTTCCAGGTATATGTTCCCTCCATCTTCTGGGTTGACAAGTCATTTTGGGTATCAAGGCCCACCTGTCGCAAGGGGATGCTTAGGCAATGCCATGACAATTATGCTCCTCAGATTCCCCTCTTATATGGAACAAAATGCAATTTAATATCTTCTGGGTTCTAGGTGCAGAATAAGGCATCTCAAAACTTCACATAATTTAGCATGACTTTCAGAAAAATTGGTTCTCCCATGGGAAATTCAAAGAAGAATTATGATCCCAGAAGCTTACCTTACTTGAAAGAAATACCGGGGAGTCCAAAAAGGAACATGAATCCATTTCTTTAGTACATCAGAAATAAGCAGCAGGCAGGCACTGGTAAATTGGCACAAATCTTCATCATTGTTCACTACCTTGGCTTCTTCTTGCATCTGGAGGACACCCAAAACAGCATACCTACAAAGCATTAGAATACTTCTTTCTCTATGGCCAGGACTAGACAATGGACTCCTAGGTTGGAAATGGAAGCAACTATTGGGACCTCCAATAACTGTCAAAAGCAACTTCAAATTTGTACTGCTCTCATCGTCCACATGCCACACCCGCTCAATTAGATCTTGTATCAACATGGAATGTGAAAAATTTTTGGTCATCTCCAAACCATAAGTAATAGAATTCTTGTAATACTGTAGGTTTGGAAAGTATAAAACAAATCCAGTACAGAAGGCCAATAAAGAACAACTAAGTGCAAGTAGTGAAATAGTTTGGAAGCTTCTACTGTCCAAGCCCATGAAAGACGCAGCAAGAAGATCAAACTCTTTTGCCAACTTGTTAAACCGACAAGAGAACTGAAAGAGGGAGTAAATCAAAGAGTGGATATGTTGTGAGAGTCCCGCGAAACCAGACTTAGACTCATTACTTCCCTGAATCTGTTCATTCCTCCCAACGCTTTGCTGGTTATATGGATTAGTCCCAACGAGTCGGATTATATCAGCCACAATTTCCAGAACCTTAGATCTGAGACATAAAAACCACCTTTGGAAATAAAATGCTTGATCTGGCATGATAGTGGATGACAGCAATTCCTCCGAAGAGCAAACACTGCTATAAGCCCCAGCTATCTTTTCACCATATTCGAGAAAGTTGGCATCCCTAGAAACAAGTTGCACAACTTCCTCTGCCAAAATTCCATTTATCTCTAATTGTTTTACTAATTGGAGACTTTCTTCTGGGAAAAGAAGCAAGAGGATTTTACTTTCAGCAAGGGCCAATGTAGCCAGAGATTTTAACCAGCATAGGCAGGAATCTGATTGAGCCTTATTTGCTAATGTTCTAAATGTGACCAATGATGCAAACCACACTCCATGACATGCTGCATACTTTCCAGCTCTGTATGCAGACCAAGTATCATTTCTAGTGATCATCTCCTTGGCAAATTCAAGAGTAAGCGTTTCATGCTCAACCCAGTGATCATTCTGTGATCTTCTCAGGTCCTTGTCAAGATTGTAGGTCATAGAATTCCACATAACATGATAATGcaagagaagtggataaacaGAGCATATAGCTTGAGTAAATAGGTTGTTTTGGCGTAAAAGCTCAAGCAGAAGCTTCGCATTACCTAGTACTTCAATAGACATAACAGAGGCTTCATCTAGTACTTCAAGACAAGACACTGCAAACCTGTACAGGCAAGGGCCAACCTTTGAAGCAAGGGAACTGCATCTTGCAAGTTCAAACCCCACAAAGTTGGGAACAGAATCTGGTTCTTTTGCATTCCAGCCTTCATTGTGCATACTGATCAAAGACTGTATTAAGAATCTTATTTTATCTAGTACAAAAGTCCCCAAGTCCGGATATTCTTCAACCAGACGGAGAACAAAGTGGAGTAAGCTTTGACATTCTTGCTTCATCTCAGAGTCTGAGCAATAAGGCTTCTTTATCAACAAGATTATCTGATCTATAATTAAAATAACTATCTTCGAAGGAAGTAAAGAACTTTCAACATCAGATACCATTTCCATCTTTCCTTTAAATTTACATGATATATCTACTAGAAGAGAGAGGGCCGAAAACCACTTTGACCTCACTGGAGACTGAACTGCTTTTTCAACAACAGACACCAACTCAACAAATTCAGGCATGCTCATGCAAGGAAAATTTGGCAGTGTGCACTGGAAAATCTGCAACTTCACAAAGAATCCAGTCAAtggatttaaaagaaaaaaaaaataaccataaATAGGATTAAGTGGGCTGAGCAAGACTACCTTACGTAATATCCATAGAGCTTCACACTGCAATGTTGGGTTTAAGTCAGGTTTATCTACTAGATGAAATAGTGTCTGGAGTAAATTTGCATCAATAGTAAGGCGATAGATTCCTCCCCTGGCAAGGAAGCACAAGCATCGTAATGCTATGGCTTGGACATGGAAGGAAAATCCCTGGGAGATAATTGATAGCAAGAAGTCTTTCTGCCTCCAGAAACACACccaaaaaggggagaaaaaaatattttatgataATGTGAGCAAATATCATTTTTTCACAAACAATTCATTCTCTAGATTAACTTTCCTATATGTTATAATCACAGGCATGTATACATAAAATATCCAGGACATTTTATGCGTCATAAAAACAATGACTGCAGAACCAAGACCTAGTAATTTGATAATATGGATAATGTATTTATCAACCAGAATAACTAAATTCACTTGTACTGTTGGAAAAGTGACCTGCTTAGAAATCAAGATCACTGACTTTGAAGCAAGATGCGAGAGTGAAACTAACATCACAACAACATATTTCTCCTCTGAAGACTCCGCCAAAAGCTTTTGACCTGCCTACAACAATTATGACAGCCAATAAGAATCATCGTGCATAACCAGACAAAAAAGCGTAAAAAccttcaaaatttttaattgGAGCAGTATGACGTCAAATAAAGCTAACTGgggggcaaggatccatgtagccgaccccatttagttgggataaggctaagttgttcTTGTAGTAAAGGTCAAAATTTAGTTACAAATTACAATACTAAAATTATGCAGAAGGAGCTCTAATCTACTCAAACATGCTAGCATGTTCATGTTGTGTCCATTATGATGTGCTagtaatgataatgataatacATCCTCTAAGAGCTATACTCTGACCCAAGCATGCCAGCATGTTTTTCATGTTACACTACTATGTCTGTCATGATGTGCTACTGATCAAAGATACCTTGCGTTTCATAATTTAGTAGAAATCTCTTGAGTCGAATTTTAAATGAGTTAAAGTTTCAAGTTTTGTTCTGGAGAAAACCATTTCCCCATAGGCATGTTGTTGGTAATGGTGGAAGAAAAATAAGGGatctctctcattctttgatCAGACTGTAAAGTCCACTTTACAAATGGTTTAGCATACTGGGGATGAAAATTCCAATAATCAGCATTGTCTCTACTAAACTTCCTACTAACTAGAAAGTCCTAATGACAGCCTTCATTTCAGTTTCAGCCAAAACTTAGGTCCAAATAGCAGTGGAACTAATTTTTGGAAGTTCACAGAAATCTACGGAAACGTTATAGAAGTTAAGGAAATATGGATGGAacttcaagaaatggcagaacaAACATCAACACAAGGAAGAGAACCTCACAATAATTAAATTCCAGTCTTAGCTCCATACCCTGATCACCTAAGTTGTACCAACccatggtttgccctgcagGGACCTCGGCAGAACCACCCCCTTTCCCTGTGCCTTCCCTGTACCGAAGGGATAACTGGTGATAGATCAACTAGGAATACTTCTTGCAGCCACTGTCCTGTTTATGAGCCATCCAACCTTCACAGGAAttgggagagaagaaaaaggccaGATCCTTTAAATGATGATTCCCCATGGACTCTTTGGCAGATTTGGTTCAGAAGGAACCAAagaatttttaaggaaaatagAGAAGTCTACAACAGGTA encodes the following:
- the LOC122065096 gene encoding uncharacterized protein LOC122065096 isoform X5 produces the protein MEKISAAHAMEWSIELEKGLRSKTPGQSVEAIFRFGPRLEQWSKEPCHTMGVLSMFGLVPGQDRLFANTILLRLAEAFRCGDKLTRLSVVKVFLSELGYRRKRGKQYNGILARKRVPNHLELLRRVKIVFDTGDVEARELALCLFGCWADFAKESAEIRYVILSSLESCHISEVKASLFAAGCLSELLEDFASVFLEILIDMLNSPKLPSAVRLAGIRAFAKMGCSSFLASKAYKAGQKLLAESSEEKYVVVMLVSLSHLASKSVILISKQCEALWILRKIFQCTLPNFPCMSMPEFVELVSVVEKAVQSPVRSKWFSALSLLVDISCKFKGKMEMVSDVESSLLPSKIVILIIDQIILLIKKPYCSDSEMKQECQSLLHFVLRLVEEYPDLGTFVLDKIRFLIQSLISMHNEGWNAKEPDSVPNFVGFELARCSSLASKVGPCLYRFAVSCLEVLDEASVMSIEVLGNAKLLLELLRQNNLFTQAICSVYPLLLHYHVMWNSMTYNLDKDLRRSQNDHWVEHETLTLEFAKEMITRNDTWSAYRAGKYAACHGVWFASLVTFRTLANKAQSDSCLCWLKSLATLALAESKILLLLFPEESLQLVKQLEINGILAEEVVQLVSRDANFLEYGEKIAGAYSSVCSSEELLSSTIMPDQAFYFQRWFLCLRSKVLEIVADIIRLVGTNPYNQQSVGRNEQIQGSNESKSGFAGLSQHIHSLIYSLFQFSCRFNKLAKEFDLLAASFMGLDSRSFQTISLLALSCSLLAFCTGFVLYFPNLQYYKNSITYGLEMTKNFSHSMLIQDLIERVWHVDDESSTNLKLLLTVIGGPNSCFHFQPRSPLSSPGHRERSILMLCRYAVLGVLQMQEEAKVVNNDEDLCQFTSACLLLISDVLKKWIHVPFWTPRYFFQVRPCIGAELFAFNADTRGPGELSIMQGFHLSLNLCLQLKNAAGFLPDRIVKFYCILSCRASDCVTREGEENKGQTQLGFRGCETSEMVDLNEELLWHVKEGIKNGKKHGRFSNISGGSAHAFTCFELNGRGQGFSTCLLDVSAFPVGSYKIKWHSSCIDNKDSYWSLLPLNSGPIFSVKKPLVSG
- the LOC122065096 gene encoding uncharacterized protein LOC122065096 isoform X4, which codes for MEKISAAHAMEWSIELEKGLRSKTPGQSVEAIFRFGPRLEQWSKEPCHTMGVLSMFGLVPGQDRLFANTILLRLAEAFRCGDKLTRLSVVKVFLSELGYRRKRGKQYNGILARKRVPNHLELLRRVKIVFDTGDVEARELALCLFGCWADFAKESAEIRYVILSSLESCHISEVKASLFAAGCLSELLEDFASVFLEILIDMLNSPKLPSAVRLAGIRAFAKMGCSSFLASKAYKAGQKLLAESSEEKYVVVMLVSLSHLASKSVILISKQCEALWILRKLQIFQCTLPNFPCMSMPEFVELVSVVEKAVQSPVRSKWFSALSLLVDISCKFKGKMEMVSDVESSLLPSKIVILIIDQIILLIKKPYCSDSEMKQECQSLLHFVLRLVEEYPDLGTFVLDKIRFLIQSLISMHNEGWNAKEPDSVPNFVGFELARCSSLASKVGPCLYRFAVSCLEVLDEASVMSIEVLGNAKLLLELLRQNNLFTQAICSVYPLLLHYHVMWNSMTYNLDKDLRRSQNDHWVEHETLTLEFAKEMITRNDTWSAYRAGKYAACHGVWFASLVTFRTLANKAQSDSCLCWLKSLATLALAESKILLLLFPEESLQLVKQLEINGILAEEVVQLVSRDANFLEYGEKIAGAYSSVCSSEELLSSTIMPDQAFYFQRWFLCLRSKVLEIVADIIRLVGTNPYNQQSVGRNEQIQGSNESKSGFAGLSQHIHSLIYSLFQFSCRFNKLAKEFDLLAASFMGLDSRSFQTISLLALSCSLLAFCTGFVLYFPNLQYYKNSITYGLEMTKNFSHSMLIQDLIERVWHVDDESSTNLKLLLTVIGGPNSCFHFQPRSPLSSPGHRERSILMLCRYAVLGVLQMQEEAKVVNNDEDLCQFTSACLLLISDVLKKWIHVPFWTPRYFFQVRPCIGAELFAFNADTRGPGELSIMQGFHLSLNLCLQLKNAAGFLPDRIVKFYCILSCRASDCVTREGEENKGQTQLGFRGCETSEMVDLNEELLWHVKEGIKNGKKHGRFSNISGGSAHAFTCFELNGRGQGFSTCLLDVSAFPVGSYKIKWHSSCIDNKDSYWSLLPLNSGPIFSVKKPLVSG
- the LOC122065096 gene encoding uncharacterized protein LOC122065096 isoform X1 codes for the protein MEKISAAHAMEWSIELEKGLRSKTPGQSVEAIFRFGPRLEQWSKEPCHTMGVLSMFGLVPGQDRLFANTILLRLAEAFRCGDKLTRLSVVKVFLSELGYRRKRGKQYNGILARKRVPNHLELLRRVKIVFDTGDVEARELALCLFGCWADFAKESAEIRYVILSSLESCHISEVKASLFAAGCLSELLEDFASVFLEILIDMLNSPKLPSAVRLAGIRAFAKMGCSSFLASKAYKAGQKLLAESSEEKYVVVMLVSLSHLASKSVILISKQKDFLLSIISQGFSFHVQAIALRCLCFLARGGIYRLTIDANLLQTLFHLVDKPDLNPTLQCEALWILRKLQIFQCTLPNFPCMSMPEFVELVSVVEKAVQSPVRSKWFSALSLLVDISCKFKGKMEMVSDVESSLLPSKIVILIIDQIILLIKKPYCSDSEMKQECQSLLHFVLRLVEEYPDLGTFVLDKIRFLIQSLISMHNEGWNAKEPDSVPNFVGFELARCSSLASKVGPCLYRFAVSCLEVLDEASVMSIEVLGNAKLLLELLRQNNLFTQAICSVYPLLLHYHVMWNSMTYNLDKDLRRSQNDHWVEHETLTLEFAKEMITRNDTWSAYRAGKYAACHGVWFASLVTFRTLANKAQSDSCLCWLKSLATLALAESKILLLLFPEESLQLVKQLEINGILAEEVVQLVSRDANFLEYGEKIAGAYSSVCSSEELLSSTIMPDQAFYFQRWFLCLRSKVLEIVADIIRLVGTNPYNQQSVGRNEQIQGSNESKSGFAGLSQHIHSLIYSLFQFSCRFNKLAKEFDLLAASFMGLDSRSFQTISLLALSCSLLAFCTGFVLYFPNLQYYKNSITYGLEMTKNFSHSMLIQDLIERVWHVDDESSTNLKLLLTVIGGPNSCFHFQPRSPLSSPGHRERSILMLCRYAVLGVLQMQEEAKVVNNDEDLCQFTSACLLLISDVLKKWIHVPFWTPRYFFQVRPCIGAELFAFNADTRGPGELSIMQGFHLSLNLCLQLKNAAGFLPDRIVKFYCILSCRASDCVTREGEENKGQTQLGFRGCETSEMVDLNEELLWHVKEGIKNGKKHGRFSNISGGSAHAFTCFELNGRGQGFSTCLLDVSAFPVGSYKIKWHSSCIDNKDSYWSLLPLNSGPIFSVKKPLVSG